AAAAGTATTTACTGTAGATAGTGATGATATTGTACTTGAAAAAGATATAACATTTTACTCCATGTGTGAGCACCATCTTCTGCCATTTTACGGGAAAGCACATATAGCATATATACCTGATGGGAAAGTTGTAGGATTAAGTAAACTGGCTAGAACTGTTGAAGTTTTTGCGAAGAGACTTCAACTTCAAGAGAGAATGTCTGCTCAAATTGCTGATTCAATGATGAAATATGTAAAAGTTAAGGGAGTTATGGTTGTAGTTGAAGCGGAGCATATGTGTATGACTATGAGGGGAATAAAAAAACCTGGAAGTAAGACTG
The genomic region above belongs to Clostridium sp. AWRP and contains:
- the folE gene encoding GTP cyclohydrolase I FolE encodes the protein MDEKKIREAVKMMLEAIGEDPEREGLVETPDRIARMYKEIFEGLDESPEKHLRKVFTVDSDDIVLEKDITFYSMCEHHLLPFYGKAHIAYIPDGKVVGLSKLARTVEVFAKRLQLQERMSAQIADSMMKYVKVKGVMVVVEAEHMCMTMRGIKKPGSKTVTAVARGLFKSEPTLRDEVYRMINME